Proteins from a genomic interval of Streptomyces sp. NBC_00820:
- a CDS encoding DUF6278 family protein, with translation MRIPFLGPRHDSNGDAALPADPEAIADLMSECELLRTQAAEAGVRLDDTPASLEALDQLVPRWRDDAETLPWLGHDAGLYLGTVVVRTVPGSAWRIRRDGEPVVRLPSGREVEVAEYGREWAVSGVPELSQLYAEVAEI, from the coding sequence ATGCGCATTCCGTTCCTGGGCCCGAGGCACGACAGCAACGGCGACGCGGCACTCCCGGCCGACCCCGAGGCGATCGCCGACCTGATGTCCGAATGCGAACTGCTCCGCACCCAGGCGGCCGAGGCCGGCGTCCGCCTGGACGACACCCCGGCCTCCCTGGAGGCGCTGGACCAGCTGGTCCCGCGCTGGCGCGACGACGCGGAGACGCTGCCCTGGCTGGGCCACGACGCCGGGCTGTACCTGGGCACGGTCGTCGTCCGCACCGTGCCCGGGTCCGCCTGGCGGATCCGGCGCGACGGCGAGCCCGTCGTACGACTCCCCTCCGGCCGCGAGGTCGAGGTCGCGGAGTACGGGCGGGAATGGGCCGTGAGCGGGGTCCCCGAGCTGTCGCAGCTGTACGCGGAGGTCGCCGAGATATGA